A single Sporosarcina sp. FSL W8-0480 DNA region contains:
- a CDS encoding long-chain fatty acid--CoA ligase: MFHEQGWIMKRAALSPERIALIDIHTEVRWSYRDLRNRIIRWASFFRERGYGKGERIAVYSPNKPELFAILFACEQVGLIYVPLNWRMSRPELQALLEDCTPVLVIYDDSFKGSMRGLKAADSISLTVIDSIGMSDEWLFAVDAIRTDPWMIIYTGGTTGMPKGVMLSYDAVNWNALNTILSWGLSEEDTTVNYMPLFHTGGLNALSIPLLMAGGTVAIGHQFDPEEALKVTDKYEATISLFVPTMYQMMIQTVNFKQSSFPSMKVFLSGGAPCPANVYRSFREKGLRFKEGYGLTEAGPNNFFIRPENSAKKVGSVGKSMLFNEIKVLDENGNHCEEGEIGELLVKGPHVFSGYWNKPIETSEAVKDGWLRTGDLAKIDEDGDTFIVGRKKDMIITGGENVYPQEVEQCLINYSGIREAAVVGMADDKWGEIVVAFVVAADDDLYHDAVIAHCKATLASYKIPKKIVVLDELPKTHVGKIDSGYLCKMEI; encoded by the coding sequence GTGTTCCATGAGCAAGGCTGGATAATGAAAAGGGCCGCACTTTCTCCTGAACGGATTGCGTTAATCGATATCCATACGGAGGTGCGCTGGTCATATAGGGATTTGCGAAATCGGATAATTCGGTGGGCTTCCTTTTTCCGGGAAAGAGGGTATGGGAAAGGGGAACGGATTGCCGTTTATTCCCCTAACAAACCTGAGCTGTTTGCCATTCTATTCGCGTGCGAGCAAGTTGGGTTGATCTACGTTCCGTTGAACTGGAGGATGAGCCGCCCGGAATTGCAGGCGTTGTTAGAGGATTGCACACCGGTATTGGTAATTTACGATGATAGTTTTAAAGGATCGATGCGAGGTTTGAAAGCTGCAGACTCCATCTCACTTACAGTCATCGATTCAATAGGAATGTCGGATGAATGGCTCTTCGCGGTTGACGCGATACGCACGGATCCTTGGATGATCATCTATACAGGCGGCACGACCGGAATGCCGAAAGGTGTCATGCTGTCGTATGATGCGGTGAATTGGAATGCATTGAACACGATTTTAAGCTGGGGGCTATCCGAAGAAGACACGACCGTCAACTATATGCCGCTTTTTCATACGGGCGGGCTGAATGCACTGAGTATACCGTTGCTGATGGCAGGAGGAACTGTTGCGATCGGACATCAATTCGACCCTGAGGAAGCTTTGAAAGTAACGGATAAATACGAAGCGACGATTTCTTTATTCGTCCCGACGATGTATCAGATGATGATTCAGACAGTGAATTTCAAGCAATCTTCATTCCCGTCGATGAAAGTATTCTTATCCGGAGGAGCTCCATGCCCAGCGAATGTTTATCGTTCATTCCGCGAAAAAGGGTTGCGGTTCAAGGAAGGGTACGGGTTGACCGAGGCAGGGCCGAATAACTTTTTCATACGCCCAGAGAATTCGGCAAAAAAGGTCGGTTCCGTTGGGAAAAGCATGTTATTCAATGAAATCAAAGTGTTAGACGAAAATGGGAATCACTGTGAAGAAGGCGAAATTGGCGAGCTATTGGTGAAGGGACCACATGTATTTTCAGGCTACTGGAATAAACCGATTGAAACTTCCGAAGCCGTGAAAGATGGGTGGCTCCGGACGGGTGATTTGGCGAAAATCGATGAGGACGGCGATACATTCATCGTCGGAAGAAAGAAAGACATGATCATCACTGGTGGTGAAAATGTCTACCCGCAAGAAGTTGAGCAATGCCTGATCAATTATTCCGGAATCCGTGAAGCGGCCGTCGTCGGCATGGCGGATGATAAATGGGGCGAGATTGTCGTCGCTTTCGTTGTCGCTGCTGATGATGATTTGTATCATGATGCTGTCATTGCGCATTGCAAAGCAACACTTGCTTCCTATAAGATTCCGAAGAAGATTGTCGTTTTGGATGAACTGCCGAAGACGCATGTCGGTAAAATCGATAGCGGGTATTTATGTAAAATGGAGATTTGA
- a CDS encoding flagellar hook-associated protein 2 — MRISGLATGMDTEQIIRDMMKAHRMPLEKITQKKQYLEWQMDDYRSVNRNITDLKYKVTDTMGRQSTFMQKTVNISNPNAVGIKGLNATGEFSGTIEVKSLATQATLQSGRLVNQTESEHAESKKLSDFDITEEQEIIIKAANGKEMKVKVTPEDTLGSFLQKINKASDSSVTAFYDSFTGKIALTARESGKGSITITGTGNAAAKLKLSGTAENSEEQYSATEGQNAVFIFNGLETERSSNTFTINGFEVNLKQVTTGPVTFSSAPDTDKIVESVVKFVDDYNKMIEELNEKIREPRYRNFQPLSDEQKKEMKEKEIELWEEKAKSGTLRNDPTIASLLTNLRQLMSSQVETSNGEFISLKKIGIEPIKDFKENGKLSINEDDLRKAITENPNQVHELFAKSATDTDKGGIAIQFRKTMDNVNAVISEKAGATGTVSDNFAMGRSMKSMNQQIERFEDRLKMMEDRYWRQFTAMEQAIQRANAQSANMMNMFGQ, encoded by the coding sequence ATGCGAATTAGCGGTTTGGCAACAGGCATGGATACGGAACAAATCATCAGGGATATGATGAAGGCACATCGTATGCCACTCGAGAAAATTACCCAGAAGAAGCAGTATTTGGAATGGCAGATGGATGATTATCGAAGTGTGAATAGGAATATAACGGACCTGAAATATAAAGTGACCGACACAATGGGTCGTCAGTCAACTTTTATGCAAAAGACCGTGAATATATCCAATCCGAATGCGGTTGGGATTAAGGGATTGAATGCTACTGGTGAGTTTTCAGGAACGATTGAAGTTAAAAGTCTGGCTACACAAGCTACTTTACAAAGTGGAAGATTAGTAAACCAAACGGAATCTGAACATGCGGAATCCAAAAAGCTCTCGGATTTCGACATTACCGAAGAACAGGAAATCATAATCAAAGCTGCTAACGGAAAAGAAATGAAGGTTAAGGTCACGCCGGAAGATACGTTGGGTTCATTTCTACAAAAAATAAATAAGGCATCAGATTCAAGTGTGACAGCCTTTTATGATTCGTTTACTGGCAAAATTGCATTGACAGCAAGAGAGAGCGGCAAGGGTAGTATCACTATTACTGGTACAGGTAATGCTGCGGCTAAACTTAAATTAAGTGGAACAGCGGAAAATTCAGAAGAACAATATTCAGCCACGGAAGGTCAAAACGCTGTCTTTATTTTCAATGGTCTTGAAACGGAACGGTCATCCAATACCTTCACAATCAACGGCTTCGAAGTAAATTTAAAACAGGTAACTACAGGCCCAGTCACTTTCAGCTCAGCCCCGGACACAGATAAAATCGTTGAATCCGTCGTCAAATTCGTTGATGACTACAATAAAATGATTGAAGAGCTAAACGAGAAAATCCGTGAGCCGCGGTATCGGAACTTCCAACCCCTTTCTGATGAACAGAAGAAAGAAATGAAGGAAAAGGAAATTGAACTTTGGGAAGAGAAGGCGAAGAGTGGTACGCTCCGCAATGATCCAACAATCGCAAGTTTATTAACGAATCTCCGACAACTGATGAGTAGTCAAGTGGAAACTTCAAATGGTGAATTTATCAGTTTGAAAAAGATTGGAATAGAACCTATCAAAGACTTCAAAGAAAATGGAAAGCTATCAATCAATGAAGATGATTTAAGAAAAGCGATTACTGAAAATCCGAACCAAGTCCATGAACTGTTTGCAAAATCTGCTACAGACACCGACAAAGGTGGGATCGCTATTCAATTCCGTAAAACGATGGATAATGTCAATGCAGTTATTTCGGAAAAGGCGGGTGCAACAGGGACAGTTAGTGATAACTTTGCTATGGGGCGCAGCATGAAAAGCATGAACCAGCAAATCGAACGCTTCGAAGATCGTCTGAAGATGATGGAGGATCGATATTGGCGGCAGTTCACTGCGATGGAACAGGCGATTCAACGTGCCAATGCCCAATCCGCTAACATGATGAATATGTTTGGTCAGTAA
- the fabG gene encoding 3-oxoacyl-ACP reductase FabG, whose protein sequence is MRLTGKVAIITGGANGIGLAACERFAEEGATVVMADFDEAAGKEQEGLFKEKGYEITFCQVNVADRESVAQLVEKTIERYGKIDILINNAGITKDATLLKMEPEDFQRVLDVNLTGVFNCTQAVVPHMIDAGAGKIINTSSVSGVYGNFGQTNYAATKAAVNGMTKTWAKEFGRKGINVNAVAPGFTATAMVRKMPDKIIQQMESAVSLQRLGKPEDIANAYLFLASGESDYVHGHVLHVDGGIMM, encoded by the coding sequence ATGAGACTAACAGGGAAAGTCGCAATTATTACTGGAGGAGCAAACGGCATCGGTTTAGCAGCATGCGAGCGTTTTGCAGAAGAAGGGGCAACCGTTGTAATGGCCGATTTTGACGAAGCGGCGGGTAAGGAGCAGGAGGGTTTATTCAAAGAAAAAGGGTATGAAATCACTTTCTGTCAGGTGAATGTTGCCGACCGTGAAAGTGTTGCTCAATTAGTGGAAAAAACAATTGAACGATATGGAAAGATTGATATTTTAATAAACAATGCTGGAATCACGAAGGATGCTACATTGCTGAAGATGGAGCCGGAAGATTTCCAGCGCGTCTTGGATGTGAATCTTACGGGAGTCTTCAACTGCACGCAAGCGGTCGTACCGCATATGATTGATGCGGGAGCAGGGAAAATCATCAACACATCTTCGGTAAGTGGCGTTTACGGGAATTTCGGGCAGACGAATTATGCTGCGACGAAGGCGGCCGTAAATGGGATGACGAAGACTTGGGCGAAAGAATTCGGACGTAAAGGGATCAATGTCAATGCGGTAGCACCAGGTTTCACGGCGACCGCGATGGTTCGAAAAATGCCGGATAAGATCATCCAACAGATGGAATCGGCGGTTTCCTTGCAACGGCTTGGAAAACCGGAAGATATCGCCAATGCGTATTTGTTTTTGGCAAGCGGAGAATCCGACTATGTGCACGGACATGTCCTGCATGTCGACGGCGGCATAATGATGTGA
- the fliS gene encoding flagellar export chaperone FliS, which yields MAINNPYAMYQNNSVNTSTPGELTLMLYNGCLKFIHQAKKALEQGNIEEKNIATQKAQAIVNELMVTLDRSVPISENMTVLYEFVNHRLIEGNIKNDNKMYDEAAEIITEFRDTWKQVIQINRSKQYANMDGI from the coding sequence ATGGCAATTAATAATCCATATGCAATGTATCAGAACAATTCAGTGAATACATCAACGCCTGGTGAATTAACGCTTATGTTGTACAACGGATGTTTGAAATTCATCCACCAGGCTAAAAAAGCTTTGGAACAAGGAAATATCGAGGAAAAGAATATAGCGACGCAGAAGGCGCAAGCTATTGTAAACGAGTTAATGGTGACGCTCGATCGGTCAGTGCCGATTTCCGAGAATATGACGGTATTGTATGAATTTGTTAATCACCGCCTTATTGAAGGAAATATTAAAAACGATAATAAGATGTACGACGAAGCGGCAGAAATCATCACGGAGTTTCGCGACACATGGAAGCAAGTCATTCAGATCAACCGTTCGAAACAATACGCGAATATGGACGGAATATGA
- a CDS encoding gamma-glutamyltransferase family protein: protein MDYLYNPYATIRHTAFARKGMVATSQPLAAQAGIEVMQKGGNAVDAAIATAAALTVVEPTSNGIGGDAFALVWMKDTLYGLNASGQAPEAMTIDAFKEEGLEKIPTWGFKPITIPGVPAAWAELSKRFGKLPLIESLTPAIRYAEEGYPLTPILGKYWRIAYNRFKSLDSAEFDEWFKTFAPDGRPPVTGEMWKSPGHAKTLRAIGETNAVSFYKGEIADTIHEHVAANNGYLKKSDLENFKVEWVNPISTNYKGYDVWEIPPNGQGMITLMALNIYAEMNQPIPNDVRTLHEQIEAMKLAFTDGKAFITEEKDMPIDVAHLLSKEYAKQRAAEITDRATIPDPYELSKSGTVYLATADEEGNMVSFIQSNYMGFGSGIVVPGTGIALQNRGVDFSLDPAHPNALRPGKRTYNTIIPGFLTKDGQAVGPFGVMGGFMQPQGHFQVIVNTIDYHLNPQAALDAPRWQWIEGNKVHVEPNFPNHLSQALTRLGHQIVPTLDNGSFGRGQIIWRNPETGVLAGGTESRTDGTIVAW from the coding sequence ATGGATTACTTGTACAATCCATATGCAACAATTCGACATACCGCGTTCGCAAGAAAAGGGATGGTCGCAACCTCTCAACCACTTGCCGCACAAGCGGGTATCGAGGTGATGCAAAAAGGGGGCAACGCGGTGGACGCGGCGATTGCAACGGCTGCGGCATTAACGGTTGTTGAGCCGACTTCGAACGGAATCGGAGGCGACGCATTTGCACTTGTCTGGATGAAGGATACATTATATGGATTAAACGCTTCCGGACAAGCACCGGAGGCAATGACTATCGATGCATTCAAAGAAGAGGGACTTGAAAAAATTCCGACTTGGGGCTTCAAACCAATTACAATACCTGGTGTGCCGGCTGCTTGGGCAGAACTTTCAAAACGATTTGGTAAGCTTCCTTTAATCGAATCGTTAACCCCTGCCATTCGTTATGCGGAAGAGGGTTACCCGTTAACCCCTATATTAGGAAAGTATTGGCGAATTGCCTACAATCGATTCAAATCCCTTGATTCCGCAGAATTTGACGAGTGGTTCAAAACGTTCGCACCTGACGGAAGACCACCTGTAACAGGGGAAATGTGGAAGTCTCCGGGCCACGCAAAGACATTGAGGGCAATCGGCGAAACAAATGCGGTGTCTTTCTACAAAGGCGAAATAGCAGACACGATTCATGAGCATGTGGCAGCGAATAATGGCTATTTGAAGAAATCAGATCTTGAAAATTTCAAAGTCGAATGGGTCAATCCAATTTCGACAAATTATAAAGGCTATGATGTTTGGGAAATTCCTCCGAACGGTCAAGGCATGATTACGCTTATGGCGTTAAACATCTATGCGGAAATGAATCAGCCTATCCCGAATGATGTACGTACGTTGCATGAACAGATTGAAGCGATGAAACTGGCATTTACGGATGGCAAAGCATTCATTACCGAAGAAAAAGACATGCCGATAGACGTCGCCCACTTGCTCTCGAAAGAATATGCAAAGCAGCGTGCCGCTGAAATTACGGACAGGGCAACCATTCCTGACCCATATGAACTGTCGAAAAGTGGAACGGTCTACTTGGCGACTGCGGATGAGGAAGGGAATATGGTTTCATTCATCCAATCGAATTATATGGGCTTCGGCTCGGGAATCGTCGTGCCGGGAACGGGAATCGCACTACAAAACCGTGGTGTGGACTTCTCATTGGATCCAGCACATCCGAATGCGTTGAGACCAGGGAAACGTACGTACAACACGATCATCCCAGGGTTCCTGACGAAGGACGGACAAGCCGTCGGTCCGTTCGGCGTCATGGGTGGCTTCATGCAGCCTCAAGGCCATTTCCAGGTGATCGTCAATACGATCGACTATCATTTGAACCCGCAAGCTGCATTGGATGCTCCGCGTTGGCAATGGATCGAGGGGAATAAAGTGCATGTTGAACCAAATTTCCCGAATCACCTATCCCAGGCTCTGACCAGATTGGGACATCAAATCGTACCTACACTTGATAACGGTTCATTCGGTAGAGGTCAAATCATTTGGCGCAATCCGGAAACCGGCGTCCTTGCTGGCGGAACCGAGTCAAGAACGGATGGAACGATCGTCGCTTGGTAA
- the flaG gene encoding flagellar protein FlaG — protein sequence MVGRIGDASGTQQIGANLESKAPENNAKVAEVQAISVDSQQQSKEEQQLPIEKARQVTDSINKFLESANTQLRFKLHDELKEYYVVIVDQKTDEVVREIPSKKLMDTYAAMKDFVGVLIDRKI from the coding sequence ATGGTTGGACGCATTGGCGATGCAAGTGGCACACAACAAATCGGGGCGAATTTGGAAAGTAAGGCACCTGAAAATAATGCGAAAGTTGCGGAAGTACAAGCTATATCTGTAGATTCCCAACAGCAATCAAAAGAAGAGCAACAGCTGCCAATCGAAAAAGCACGGCAGGTGACCGATAGCATAAATAAATTCCTTGAAAGTGCAAACACACAACTACGCTTTAAATTACATGATGAATTAAAGGAGTATTACGTCGTCATTGTAGACCAGAAAACAGACGAAGTCGTCCGAGAAATCCCTTCCAAGAAACTAATGGATACCTATGCGGCAATGAAGGATTTTGTCGGAGTACTCATCGACCGGAAAATCTGA